The Montipora foliosa isolate CH-2021 chromosome 6, ASM3666993v2, whole genome shotgun sequence genome includes the window aaaacagatttgaccataaagcctcgtagtaGCCAGCCAGCCTGAATATTTATATATCGAACCATTGGGGCACTGTCTCGGACGCGCATGCGCCAGGTTTTTCGTCTATCAACTTTATTGGTCTCGATTGGTCTCATAAACAATACGTAAATATTATTCAAATAATACATCGATAAGAATTAATAAAAGACccaaagcctgaaaaattcagcacttcaacggggtttgaacccgtgacctcgtgatactggtgcgacgttctaaccaactgagctatgaacccaaaaaatgaccaactcccaacaaaagtgccttcatagctcagttggttaaagcgtcgcaccggtatcgccaggtcaaccccgttgaagtcctgaattttcaggcttctctacacaattggtAAAGTTGCATCTATAATTgctaggatcatagcttcaattgACAATGCTCTTTGTCccaccaaaattttgcataagcatggtttttgttttctcttaggACTTATATTATAATGGTCggccccaagagaaactggaaacaatgcttatacaacattttggaggaacaaacaaacaaacaaacagtcgTATGGTATTTTTGATTGTGGCTAATTTAATCAAGGGCGTCTGACCGGCAGGTTAGGACCCACGTTTTCCAACTTGTATGTCTCACATTTACAGGACAGCTAATGTGAACCAGTACCTTTTTGTGTCAGACTTGTCAACTATGGTCCCCACTACTTGCCATAACTGAAACtgaatcaaatttttatcccttgattTTTTACGTTTATCACATAGAATACCAGGAAAGATTATAAACCCTATTTAcagtttggaaatatctgcatcgGTTCCGGagctttttaattttgaaaaatgtgtacATATTCAAATGAGgggactgatgacgtcattgactCAACCCAATATAACATCAAGTATATAATCAAatctatctcggtcaatttgcagcagagaccattgaaacttggcggactaatagttctacaggcaaCACACGTACAgctataaagaaattggtttccatggcaactcactccaTTCCAGTCCCTACAACCTGATTTCCTGATTTTTGGTGATCttaagctagaaaaacattaAACAAGGCAACAAACTCGgcctaacatatttatatgcaggatcatgcagataagACACCATTGGAAAGGATCAAAATAGAACGCCAAATTTGGCCTGCATggcctttaatatcagggaggtctggaactgATACGGTACTAACTGGTAcgctcatattgtggagcacatctactagaatcttaatgcaaagaatcaagcatttctgattgAAATTGGTTGAGATATTGTTCTTCATCATGTTTGACCAAAATtcggtttatgacgtcatcacttggcgcttttgcatattttaagaacttgaatatctctggaacaaaaaaagatatatgaaaatgggaggtcgtgagttcaacttcggccggaccaacactcagggtctttaaataaccgaggagaaagtgctgcctttgtaattacatctgcaaatggttagactctctagtctcctcggataaggacgataagccggaggtcccgtctcacaacccttgttcattaactccgTGGGACGTtgaagatcccacacactattcgaaaagtgtaggggacagtgttcccggtgttgtggtctgacctttccagcatgtggtcggcttggcaggattagctggaagggcttctgtgtgaacgagaccacaattgtgtataacagccaggagtcaggctacttagccaagtgctggagcctcacccaagctcaagctcaacatgtttcaacacggttaaAAGCCGGGGGAAGCAAGCGGTTTCAACATCggtgttcaacaaaatcgaacggatgttgaagcctTTTGCCCGGGCCcttagtttcaacactttcaagagaccttttcattagaaggattgacactacaacatcTTATCACGTAACAACAGTGTTTTAGTACCATGTGAAAACTCAATTATTgttgaacaagatgcagtcatttttttgacgtaacaagttaccacggcaacaggaaagccttgcaaaaacagcctatttttacaataacaatagtCTAAGTACAATATCTTTATTGGATAACACAATTACTGAAAATTCAATAGTTTACAATGTGGTccattaataaaaatatttttcaaaaaaaatgaaaaagttcacaAAGTATTCCTAAactaaacaaaaattattagaTAGTTGTATGAATAGTAAAATGATCGAGCTTGGAATTACTAACTACGTATTTATTTCTTACatactttttaaaattccttATGGTTGTAATACTTCTAGTGCtaacatcaagagaaaatgaggggacagagacggaggctcagggcgttggtcgggatatgtcatgtccacgaaagttatttttagacgagcggaagactttgttctagcggaagtctgtcttccgagacgtccgcatgcagtcttgtctcgctctcaggttcttagtgaagagagaaaatggcggcgcacgtggaaggctaatgaatatttattttctttcaaacatcagaccgaggttggcctgcatgcggacgtctcggaatacagacttccgctagaacaaagacatccgctcgtctaaaaataaccttcgtagtcattttctcttgctaacATCTAATGTGTTCCACAGTCGGTTGACACTTGCATAAAAAGTGCGTAGACCAGAGTTGGTACAAAAAAGGGGTATgaataaattgttatttgtTGACACCCTTTGTATTGTGTTTATGTTTATCATTAACATAGGTAATATAATCTTTAAAGTACTGAGAGCAACAGCCTTTAACAATCTTGTGCATTAAACAAAGCTTTATCAttcgtatgacgtcatcaatagGTGACCAACTTAGCTTACTGAAAAGTTCAACGAAGTTATCAGAAAAACTAGCATCTAATATTAGCCTGGCACCACGTTTTTGAGCTCTTAACAATCgaagtaaattttcatttttggtgtTTCCCCACACTGTGCAACAATATTCAAATAACGGCCGAATTAATAGGTTGTATAATAGATTTCTTAGCCGATGATTAAGATATGACTTTGCTCCCTTAAGatctcttaagcaagcaaaTTCTGGAGTTTAATTTATCAATTAGGAAATCGATattttttggctttagctgctcatatctgaaaaactaacccggtgaccccaattttttattgcataaaagagatcagcaggccaagatgaaactctctgcaaagtttaaaaaaattctgtggagcagatTTAAAGCTgcattaaattttcaattattttaagtggctctaaatccgctccgcagaatttttttaaactttgcggaACGTTTCATTCTGatatgctgattacatttcagaaataaagaatgggggtcaccgagtttgtttttgagatatgagcagctaaaaccaaaatatgggtgtttttgcaaggctttcccgttgccacggtaacgttttACATCACAAAAAAGGACCGagtctttttcagcaataattggtgtttgatatggtaccataacattcctgttaagtgataaagtgttgtagtgtcaatccttctaataagaatgtTGCTTTCAAGTACTGAAACTGGtttcagccaccttaagtcaTCGTTAAGTCCAAACTGTTAAACAACATGCAATCAAGTCTTAAACAGGAAAGACTGCTTGTTTATAATGTTTTTCACCGCTGTttgcgtcttatttttgatgAAGACTGTTCTCATGGATAATTATGAAAAGAACTCCCCTCCCGCCTCCTGACCACATTTTTTGATCCGATTTACGTCCCATGAACTTGCAAAGATTACTTGGAAATTCATCATGGACTCGAGATGTGGTTAATGACCGGGAACGtttgtcttaaaaaaaaaaacccgtaaACTCACTCAAGAATTGTTTAGCCTTAAACAGTTTCAGTGTCAAGATCAAGATCGAGATCTACAACTGCAATGTTAAAACAGTCCTGCTGTATGGttccggcgggtctaatttgcaggtcgcaggtcattgtttcaccaatacagaaagtatcctaaacattcataaaaccTAACCTGCCTCATTTTCTGGCCGGAGATATTTCAGCAATGTTGAACTCTATAGGAACACCAAATGTAACAGTATAATACCAGAGATTGAGAAAAAGTGATTTAGATGACTCGGCCACATGACAAGGATGAACCAAACCCGCACCCGAAAGTTGCTCTCCACTGCAAACCACCTGGCAAACGGGACCGAGGAAGACGGAAAATCACGTGACGTAGGACAACACTAGCTGAAGCCAAGGAGATGGGACTCAGTTGGGACGAGTTAAAGAGGATAGCTGAAGACGGTGACAGAGCCGGACAAGTGGCGATCTACGGTTGCAGCCTTATGTCTCCGGCTGGGGATGAAGAGAATTACTTTGTTAgttagagttaactgaatagagtgtaatgtgaagtgctaagtatctatcccatatgaaccatgtgagcgttagccctactgatggaaatgggtccacacaaagacagagaaaaactctgaccagggtgcacttcacattacactctattcagttaactctgtttaaaatataagtgctacacggccaacgtttgtataaacataacctttccttgtactttgtTAGTTAGATAGTTTGTCACTCAAGAACAAATCACACATTGCTGTAAGGCATGTTTTATTTCACACCGACTGATTTTTTCCATAAAAACTGTGAGACTGTGAGTCAAGCcgtgaaaaaaaatgaaaaacgtgGGACTCAGGGTAATTACAATTGCAGAGTACGTTACGTCGTGTCGTGAGCGATATCCAGACCCACCCGGTTCTTACTTCGAAGATGGATCACATGACATCACAAATGTAAATCTCATGCAACACCACAGCTTAGTTCCGAATGTTGTAAATTGGGTATCTAAATATCACAAAAGTGCATCTAGATATATTAACGTTAATTCGGCAGATGTTTGCATAATCAAATTGCCGAAGTGAATATTCGAATGCAAAAGTGTGTAATTGAATATCAAAATTCAACGTTGCATTTACATCGAATCACACTTCATAGTTAAGTGATTGATGTCATTGCGGCTGATTTCACATAAATCGAGTATACGAGAAAACATATCTCGTTTCCCCCGTTGTACTGCCATCATATTTACCGGTTAAAGAAAGAAACCGTGCCCTTACTCAGAATCACTTCATCAAGTTGATTTTGTCGAGAGCACTTGAAGCACTCGTTCACTGCATTTTAGAATGAGGGTCGACTTGTCTTTCCAATATCAGTCGTGTGTGTTTTTACTTATCATAAGGTTTAAGaatgatttcaatgtttttattGGCTTCCTCGCCAGCTGAAACTGCTTTTCCTTTACTCCAATAGGCGCTTTCGAATAAGCCTTCTCTACGGGCTTCCCGCCATGAACATCTGCTTTTCGtatttaataattcatgatttTTACAATGACATTTTATCAACTCTGATTGTGTATTCACACGTCGTTAAAGGCACGtcctttgaaaaaagaaagagcagAGGACAGAGAGTTATTATGAATATAAATAAGCAAATAAAGGAGTACATAATTTCGGAACCTTCATGTTCATTGACAACAAAATAATGATGCAAAGTtggctgtacggctgtgagaatgtatatttttttccctttccaaTATTTCATTAGGCACGGACTGACAAAatattgtaaaaagaaaaaactatgCATCCTCACAGCCGAACAGTCAGCCTTGCATCATCATTTCGTTTTTAGGCTataaattatttgctggttagatctcccaagatccggtGCCCCTATTTTGTTCACCTGACCCTGACCCTTGGGTAAGAAAATGTTCATTAATGCACGCAAAGGCAGTCTTCTGATCCTTATTATGGATTGCACTTGGAATAAATACCGGCTTTTGAGTTAGTTTTTATCTAggtgatataataataataataatgataactttGATATTTTCCCGGGAAGCTCCACACACCCGAGAGCGCATGGTTTTCAAGGAGGTACTGCAtccgatcgaattggaatttagagatgttggtttttgaggcatggggaaaaccggagaacccggagaataATCTGTCGAAGCAGTGTAAAAAACCAACAAGAAACTTAACCCTTATATGGCCACAAGTCCGGAACCGAACCCTGCGTGCCACtgtggtgggaagcgagtgttATAACCACAAAGCCATCCCTGCCCCCTCTTCTTTGTGGATGTTTTAGAGTATTACTCCACTCGTGTGGCATTAAAAAGACCGGATGCATTACTTTCTGTTTTTCGCAAGTAGCTTGACTAGCTGACAGAATATTCATTCCTCCCGTTAAAACTGAGACGCCATCTCAGTTTGCCGCCAGTAGTATATCGAAGAAAGCCAAGCAAAGGAACATAAGTCCACATGagttgttttttctttcgtgCAGGATCCCTTCGCCTTCCTGCGCATGATCGAATCATCATGAAAGTTGATCGCTCGCGTGATAAGTAGAGCAGGTGCATACTTTCTATTAACTATATTAACTCCTATTAACATTTTAAGTAGCATGATTTTCGCCTTAAACTCAGGAAATATGCTGAGTGATCTTTTATTTATCTATCTCTTAAAATCTATATTTGAGTGTAATCAGATTGGAATCAAACGAAAGATAGCTGCTGCTAGCGAATATATACCTCTCAAACCATGGAAAGCTAAGCGCCTTAGGTAAATTGTTCTAGAACTCACGAAAAAGTGAAATATAGTGATGATTACGCAATATCGATTGAATGAATAAACACCATGGCTGTTACGCCGTAGAGAGGCCAAGGCCTGTAAACTAAAAGCGTCACTTAAATTGCATCTTTCATTGCTTTGTTCAActtttatttccaaataaacTTCCCATCCTCACGTAAAGTGGTTTTCGACGGATAGCTGCAAAACTATCGTTTGAAAGGTATAAGTTACGTTTGCTCCAAGTGAAGCAATACAAATCTCCCTAAACATGAAAGAAACTAATTTCACGTtcaattaaaaaccgctctaatagcCTCAATGACGATGACAGGCACGATTGGAGTTAGTCCTTGTTTTGGAACAATTGAACTTCGACGTTATCGATTGTAACGTAGGGTACTGGAACGGATGATTTCCATATTAAGGCCAGGCGCCAGTTGTTCGaaagatggatagcgctatccaccggataaaccaTTATCCAGTAATACGTCATACCGAAACCAATtccgctatccaatggatagttaTTTATCCGTTGAATAAGcttatccactttttgaacaactggggacaGGTGTTTTGATGTGACGAGGTTTGACAATTGATGTTCATAATAAATTGGCTTGTTTCATTTATATGTCAAGGGACGTTttaccttttgttttctctcagTAGTTAAAGGGGAACAAATTAAACGAGTTTGGATTGAACCCTTTCAAATCCATTAATCGCGCATTACTCGTATTTTTCTGAGGTGCAAAATACAAACGCGAATAACGAAAAGGAGGAAGCTTCCTGTATCGACTTACTATATGCATTGAAGAAAAGTTTAATTGCGGATTTTCCTTAGGAATCAACCAATCAAGAACATTATGACAACCTTTTTCTGGATTGTTGCCTGGTGTCTTTCCATTTTAACGATATTTGGAAACggttttataattttattagtATGCAACAAACGCCAGCTTCGCACCAAGACCAACGTGTTCGTCGTTTCGCTTGCTGTGGCCGATATGTGTGTTGGGATGACTGTTGTCCCTTCTCTGTTCTTCTCTACAAACAATGCCGCCTCCGACTACGACTCCTCACCTCACCAACCAGGAACTATCGAGATTATTAGCTGGTTCTTTTTGGACTCCTCCGTAACAAACTTGTGTGCTTTAGTACTGGATCGCTATCTAGCCGTTGTAACGCCTTTGAAATACTTGCATCTTATGACGAGGCGTCGAGTCACAcagatgatttttctttcttgGGGAGTTGCATTTATTTTCATAGTGACGGAGTCGTCTCTGTTCCTAACTTTGAAGACGCCTCTTATCTTTTCAATCTTCTTTTGGTTTGTTATCGTATTGTACAAGTTTCTTCCCTGCCTAATGTTACTTCTGTGTTTTGTGTCGATGTGGAGCTTAGTTTACAAGTACAACAAAGCAGCACAAACGTTAGCAAAACAGCTTCGTTTCAACCACCAAGTTTACCTCCAAACGCGTGAGAAATATGCGGTGGTGATGATGGGAATCGTTATTGGTGTGTTTCTCGTTAGCTGCGCAATTTATTTTCGTTGCGGATTTGTCATTCTTCTGAATAGTATGTGTAATGATTTGAACTATAGAATACCAATTGTTGTCTTTAATTCCGCGATAAACCCATTTACTTACGCTTTCTTTAAAAGTGATATAAGGAGAGAATGTAAACGTGTCTATAAAGTGCttttaagaaaggaaaatgaggtgaGACCAGCCTTTcagtgaaaatgtttttttagcTTTTCGGAGTTGTTTTCCGGTGCGGCAAGTatccaaaaaataaagaaaatacatCAGCAGGTTATCTCTGTTTATTTCCAAGGGTACTTACTGAACAAGTTACCGTCTCTATTCGCTTTAAATAAAACTGAAGACATCAGAACAATTATTTAGTGGCGATcgtacattttttaaaaaggtgatGACGATAATGCATCCTAAGACGCTGTCGAGCATTGTATACTCGAGATATCCAAGTTAATAGCGCTCCCCTCTGGCCTAATGGCATGCTCTGCCTCTGAGCCATAAGAGACTCGGGGGAGCTATAATAGATCATTACTGAAATATTATAGATTCATGTGAGAAATGTCCGTTACATTGCTATATACTGAACTGAAATTATCGAAGTGGGAGCGATGGGTGTAAAGGGTCATGTTGTCCTGTAATTGTCAAAGTTAGGGTCTGACAA containing:
- the LOC138004901 gene encoding octopamine receptor beta-1R-like; this encodes MTTFFWIVAWCLSILTIFGNGFIILLVCNKRQLRTKTNVFVVSLAVADMCVGMTVVPSLFFSTNNAASDYDSSPHQPGTIEIISWFFLDSSVTNLCALVLDRYLAVVTPLKYLHLMTRRRVTQMIFLSWGVAFIFIVTESSLFLTLKTPLIFSIFFWFVIVLYKFLPCLMLLLCFVSMWSLVYKYNKAAQTLAKQLRFNHQVYLQTREKYAVVMMGIVIGVFLVSCAIYFRCGFVILLNSMCNDLNYRIPIVVFNSAINPFTYAFFKSDIRRECKRVYKVLLRKENEVRPAFQ